In the genome of Streptomyces collinus, one region contains:
- a CDS encoding sugar ABC transporter ATP-binding protein, with amino-acid sequence MAEPRPVLEMTGIVKEFPGVRALSGVDFRLFPGEIHALMGENGAGKSTLIKVLTGVYSLDGGTITLDGKAVRIGSPLQAQHAGISTVYQEVNLCPNLSVAENIFIGREPTRAGRIQWKQIRKQAAEMVDRLGLDIDVTAPLSSYPLAVQQLVAIVRSVGHGDSDGEGSGTKVLVLDEPTSSLDRDEVLELFRLMRRLRDEGVAILFVSHFLDQIYEICDRMTVLRNGTLVGEHMVADLDQVGLIELMIGKALDQLEELHEHQMRSDVGETLLKAEGLGRAGGIAPFDLEIKKGEVLGLAGLLGSGRTELARLLFGADQPDSGKVSIAGKQVSMSAPNDAIGAGVAFCSENRKTEGLVPDLTVRENIILALQASRGWTRPIPASQRDELVAKYIKALDIRPADPEARVGRLSGGNQQKVLLARWLITQPKLLILDEPTRGIDVGAKAEIQKLVVSLSEDGMSVLYIAAELEEVLRLSHTIGVLRDRKLVARITNGPEITTSKILETIASGEHQ; translated from the coding sequence ATGGCAGAGCCGCGGCCCGTCCTGGAGATGACGGGCATTGTCAAAGAGTTTCCGGGGGTACGGGCTCTGTCGGGCGTCGACTTCCGGCTCTTCCCCGGCGAGATCCACGCCCTCATGGGCGAGAACGGGGCCGGGAAGTCCACCCTCATCAAGGTGCTGACCGGGGTCTACTCCCTGGACGGCGGCACCATCACCCTCGACGGCAAGGCCGTGCGGATCGGCAGCCCGCTTCAGGCACAGCACGCCGGCATCAGCACGGTCTACCAGGAGGTCAACCTCTGCCCCAACCTCTCGGTGGCGGAGAACATCTTCATCGGCCGTGAACCCACCCGCGCGGGCCGCATCCAGTGGAAGCAGATACGCAAGCAGGCCGCGGAGATGGTCGACCGGCTCGGCCTCGACATCGACGTGACGGCGCCGCTGTCCTCGTACCCGCTGGCCGTGCAGCAACTGGTCGCGATCGTACGGTCGGTGGGCCACGGCGACAGCGACGGCGAGGGCTCCGGCACCAAGGTGCTCGTCCTGGACGAGCCCACCTCGAGCCTCGACCGCGACGAGGTCCTCGAACTGTTCCGCCTGATGCGGCGGCTGCGGGACGAGGGCGTCGCGATCCTCTTCGTGTCGCACTTCCTCGACCAGATCTACGAGATCTGCGACCGCATGACCGTGCTGCGCAACGGCACCCTGGTCGGCGAGCACATGGTGGCCGACCTCGACCAGGTCGGGCTGATCGAGCTGATGATCGGCAAGGCCCTGGACCAGCTGGAGGAGCTCCACGAGCACCAGATGCGCTCCGACGTCGGCGAGACGCTTCTCAAGGCCGAGGGCCTCGGCCGCGCCGGCGGTATCGCCCCCTTCGACCTGGAGATCAAGAAGGGCGAGGTGCTCGGCCTCGCCGGACTGCTCGGCTCGGGCCGCACCGAACTGGCCCGGCTGCTGTTCGGCGCCGACCAGCCCGACAGCGGCAAGGTGAGCATCGCAGGCAAGCAGGTTTCGATGAGCGCCCCCAACGACGCCATCGGCGCCGGGGTCGCGTTCTGCTCGGAGAACCGCAAGACCGAGGGCCTCGTCCCCGATCTCACGGTGCGCGAGAACATCATCCTCGCCCTCCAGGCGTCCCGCGGCTGGACCCGGCCCATCCCGGCCTCCCAGCGCGACGAACTCGTCGCCAAGTACATCAAGGCCCTCGACATCCGCCCCGCCGACCCCGAGGCCCGCGTCGGCCGGCTCAGCGGCGGCAACCAGCAGAAGGTGCTGCTCGCCCGCTGGCTGATCACCCAGCCGAAGCTGCTGATCCTCGACGAGCCCACGCGCGGCATCGACGTCGGCGCCAAGGCCGAGATCCAGAAGCTCGTGGTCTCCCTGTCCGAGGACGGCATGTCGGTGCTGTACATCGCGGCCGAACTGGAGGAGGTGCTCCGGCTCAGCCACACCATCGGAGTGCTGCGCGACCGCAAGCTCGTCGCGCGCATCACCAACG